In Jejubacter calystegiae, the following are encoded in one genomic region:
- a CDS encoding TadE/TadG family type IV pilus assembly protein, protein MSGQLIQKYLLRLARNQDGAFAVSFVLASAFIMAMLSLALDGSRYITERARLSDSLEQAALALTSEDNPEGDPRNDTLARHYISAYMRHNTGIAQPVIRKLQGVSAENARLFYTEFRVSARVNENSWLASDFFPSFDRSVTIGNNGAARKFRSYMDVMFVTDFSGSMKGAFDNHIKIDELKRIVLQLAQELYHYELQNKVGFVPFAYGTRDGNACNFQFVSKSGKLPEDYLVRPGGSGRPYEEYQRIADAIDYTATVERIPYPSTDFIFPYSQTPSDSFCLRGTVSFNLPLSGDIAQVNTINTMTPNGGTLVASGMLLGTQYLMAGDAPRKVLVIVSDGQDDPTESKGVANISQRLVDSGMCNKIRRVLTTKESVGKLAFIAIGYEPTMDWESCVGKNNFFLPQDVPALRDAMRRAVFEEVGHNTLKDE, encoded by the coding sequence ATGTCTGGGCAGTTAATTCAAAAATATCTTTTACGCCTGGCGCGCAATCAGGATGGTGCTTTTGCAGTCTCTTTTGTGCTGGCATCGGCTTTTATTATGGCGATGTTATCGCTGGCATTAGATGGTTCTCGCTATATCACTGAGCGAGCCAGACTCTCCGATTCCCTGGAGCAGGCTGCATTAGCACTGACGTCGGAAGATAACCCTGAAGGCGATCCACGTAACGATACGCTTGCCAGACACTATATTTCGGCTTATATGCGGCACAATACCGGCATTGCTCAGCCCGTTATTCGCAAGCTGCAGGGTGTTTCAGCCGAGAATGCGCGTTTATTCTATACGGAGTTTAGAGTGAGCGCCCGGGTGAATGAGAATTCGTGGCTGGCCAGCGATTTTTTCCCCAGCTTTGATCGTTCGGTAACTATTGGCAATAACGGTGCAGCAAGAAAGTTTCGTTCCTACATGGACGTTATGTTTGTTACCGATTTTTCGGGCTCAATGAAGGGGGCTTTTGATAATCACATAAAAATTGATGAGCTTAAACGAATTGTTCTGCAACTGGCCCAGGAACTTTATCATTACGAATTGCAGAATAAAGTGGGATTTGTTCCTTTCGCTTATGGAACCCGTGATGGAAATGCCTGCAACTTTCAGTTCGTCAGTAAGTCCGGAAAGCTCCCGGAGGACTATCTGGTACGACCGGGCGGTAGCGGTAGGCCGTATGAAGAATACCAGAGGATTGCTGATGCCATTGACTACACTGCGACAGTGGAGCGGATCCCTTATCCATCAACCGACTTTATCTTTCCATATTCACAGACGCCCAGCGATTCATTCTGTTTACGAGGAACAGTCTCCTTTAATTTACCGTTAAGCGGAGATATTGCCCAGGTAAATACGATTAATACAATGACGCCTAACGGAGGAACGTTAGTGGCTTCAGGAATGTTATTGGGAACTCAATATCTGATGGCCGGGGATGCGCCAAGGAAAGTACTGGTGATCGTCTCTGATGGCCAGGACGATCCCACAGAGTCGAAGGGGGTAGCCAATATCAGTCAACGTTTGGTGGATTCCGGAATGTGCAACAAAATTCGCCGGGTACTGACCACGAAAGAGAGCGTCGGCAAATTAGCATTTATTGCAATTGGCTATGAGCCCACAATGGATTGGGAGTCATGCGTAGGGAAAAATAACTTCTTTTTGCCCCAGGATGTACCTGCTTTACGTGATGCAATGCGCCGGGCGGTATTTGAAGAGGTCGGGCATAACACCCTGAAAGATGAATGA
- a CDS encoding TcfC E-set like domain-containing protein: MKRTFSTNTIIIVGCVSFFSLSIPVVGYAISLPAGFEDIYNQKNSGIFEITQRNHSLGSVTVKYDREQVWLSTVGALVDQLYDPDMPRLSISRDKLMSELSLPLKRVSKAGYDGNAINARIDESTAVIELIFPESYFSTQASATDSPLIVYKSHPGYVHSHNLSYLSDNFNDSFAFTSVDTLGLTGNSYINGVWNYTDGYNFTLDELALNIEQQKIHYKLGRQRMSDSLLNSTPSVSYSFFSPVSIDGVSLGYSPEHYVYRNSGAASPVTVYFPDSGTVEVYRSGRLIDMQQFPAGMHHLDTETWPAGGYTIELIVKLANGTQQRKSQPFYKRTGTFRSGDIEYLIQLGRYDERQGQFRSSRYSDDSSRVDGNMMGSALLGYTTQSATSVGSGLLVDDSHYYFSGSLDMPVDTWIAERFYSDGLLGEHGSYAWMAGINKNFGHYGFDLNYRTNRYKGPETFYHRVGIVSAYDYDTWQMNASTLLPWGIGLSVSYGLETLYHSWGRQNRSRYENWDVNLSKDFLLSELVNLRMDLGYHQGNNDYRYDNASVSSQSFTRDRRVYAQLTLSARERSYNHYQSFFLRSRMTDSDSEGDSFSGDYNLDIYNPEFDRSGKYSMRAGITKNNNGQKIATAGMTVDNNLGYTSASISKDFGHNGYTQKYLAQRSGFAIGDGQASFGKLDTVSALIVDATDLPQGQYFEVRNKTGTPTVVEGGSKTTLSLQPHQKISPVVDQVYTGDQQEFYTFKTRTTSTWIMPGQVYTVKVEGKKNQTVTGRIYFDGRPLGSARVVGGNTVTDEEGLFVGDFSLAVNDKISELSVIHDGVNYVCPLQEENIKLTHGVMQIREVNCEIK, translated from the coding sequence ATGAAAAGGACATTTTCTACCAATACGATTATTATCGTAGGATGCGTTTCATTTTTTTCGCTTTCGATTCCTGTTGTGGGTTATGCGATCTCATTACCTGCGGGTTTTGAAGATATTTATAATCAGAAGAATAGCGGCATTTTTGAAATTACCCAGCGTAATCACTCTTTGGGTTCGGTGACCGTGAAATACGATCGTGAGCAGGTTTGGCTATCGACGGTGGGGGCGTTGGTTGATCAACTCTATGATCCGGATATGCCTCGTCTGAGCATATCGCGTGATAAGCTTATGAGTGAACTTTCGTTGCCGCTGAAGCGAGTATCTAAAGCCGGTTATGATGGTAACGCGATTAATGCACGAATTGATGAGTCGACAGCTGTTATCGAATTGATCTTCCCGGAAAGTTATTTTAGTACACAGGCATCAGCAACCGACAGTCCGTTGATTGTCTATAAGAGTCATCCTGGCTATGTCCATAGCCACAATCTGAGTTATCTTTCAGATAATTTTAACGACAGTTTCGCTTTTACCTCAGTCGATACTCTGGGGTTGACGGGAAACAGCTATATCAATGGTGTGTGGAACTATACTGATGGCTATAATTTTACCCTGGATGAACTCGCGTTAAATATTGAGCAGCAAAAAATTCATTATAAGTTAGGGCGGCAGAGAATGAGCGATAGCTTGTTAAATTCCACGCCTTCGGTGAGTTACAGCTTCTTTTCTCCTGTCAGTATTGATGGCGTTTCCCTTGGCTATTCGCCTGAACACTATGTTTATCGAAACAGCGGCGCCGCTTCTCCGGTGACCGTTTACTTTCCGGATAGCGGTACAGTTGAGGTTTATCGCAGTGGTCGTCTGATTGATATGCAGCAGTTTCCTGCTGGTATGCATCACCTGGATACCGAGACCTGGCCTGCCGGCGGATATACGATCGAATTGATCGTTAAATTGGCTAACGGAACCCAGCAGCGTAAAAGTCAACCGTTTTACAAGCGTACCGGGACATTCCGTTCGGGGGATATCGAGTATTTAATTCAACTTGGCCGTTACGATGAGCGGCAAGGACAGTTCAGATCGTCTCGCTATAGTGATGATTCCTCCCGGGTGGACGGCAACATGATGGGCAGTGCGCTGCTGGGTTATACCACGCAGTCGGCGACCTCTGTAGGCAGCGGGCTTCTGGTCGACGATAGCCACTACTATTTCAGCGGCAGTCTTGATATGCCGGTTGATACCTGGATTGCTGAACGTTTTTATAGTGATGGTTTGCTGGGCGAGCATGGAAGCTATGCATGGATGGCGGGAATCAATAAAAATTTTGGCCACTATGGATTCGATCTGAATTATAGAACTAACCGCTATAAGGGCCCCGAGACGTTTTATCATCGCGTCGGCATTGTCTCTGCCTATGACTATGATACCTGGCAGATGAACGCCAGTACGCTGCTCCCCTGGGGGATTGGGCTTTCTGTAAGCTATGGCCTGGAGACGCTTTATCATTCCTGGGGCCGCCAGAATAGATCCCGCTATGAAAACTGGGATGTGAATTTGAGTAAAGACTTTTTGTTGAGCGAGCTGGTTAACCTCAGGATGGATTTAGGGTATCACCAGGGGAATAATGATTATCGTTATGATAATGCCAGCGTCAGCAGCCAGAGTTTTACCCGGGATCGCCGTGTTTATGCTCAGTTAACTCTTAGCGCCCGGGAGCGCAGCTATAATCACTATCAGTCGTTTTTTCTACGTTCGCGGATGACGGATTCCGATAGTGAAGGTGATTCATTCTCCGGCGATTATAATCTTGATATCTATAACCCGGAATTCGATCGCTCCGGTAAATATTCCATGAGGGCTGGAATAACCAAAAACAATAACGGGCAAAAGATCGCCACTGCGGGAATGACTGTCGATAACAATTTGGGTTATACCTCGGCCAGTATCAGCAAAGACTTTGGTCATAATGGCTATACCCAGAAGTATCTGGCTCAACGTAGCGGGTTTGCGATTGGCGATGGTCAGGCGAGCTTCGGCAAGCTTGATACCGTCAGCGCATTGATTGTCGACGCCACTGACTTACCGCAGGGGCAATACTTTGAAGTTCGTAATAAGACCGGCACTCCGACGGTGGTTGAAGGCGGTAGTAAAACGACATTGAGTCTGCAACCCCACCAGAAAATTTCGCCAGTTGTGGATCAGGTATATACCGGAGATCAGCAGGAGTTTTATACCTTCAAGACCCGAACGACTTCTACCTGGATTATGCCGGGCCAGGTCTACACCGTGAAGGTTGAAGGGAAAAAGAATCAGACTGTTACCGGTCGTATCTATTTTGACGGACGACCTCTTGGCAGCGCCAGGGTGGTTGGTGGGAATACGGTTACTGATGAAGAAGGATTGTTCGTTGGTGATTTTTCCCTTGCTGTTAATGACAAAATTTCTGAACTGTCGGTTATTCATGACGGGGTGAACTATGTCTGTCCGCTACAAGAAGAAAATATTAAGTTGACGCATGGCGTCATGCAGATTCGTGAGGTTAATTGTGAAATTAAATAA